A single window of Malus sylvestris chromosome 5, drMalSylv7.2, whole genome shotgun sequence DNA harbors:
- the LOC126622411 gene encoding uncharacterized protein LOC126622411 translates to MSLISTPQLPTPPLHRPSTSRRTNHKPSICHVSAKMSSNSQPPQPPDPTSLLSSVTKLLWGPSLPPGLLISTVRTAWHSTWRIMMSQLAPSDPTLGYTRPPSKFRAVPNQIPLQSQTSLHLYVGLPCPWAHRTLIVRALKGLEDAVPVSIAAPGLDGSWQFNNSAISNPNTITPGPDKANGCKTLKEVYKSRAGGYDGRSTVPMLWDAKRKEVVCNESYDIIQLFNSGLNELARNPGLDLSPPPLKQKIEKWNSIIYPNVNNGVYRCGFAQSQQAYDTAVNELFDTLDTIEDHLTSSRYLCGGELTLADVCLFTTLIRFDLVYNVLFKCTKKKLIEYPNLHAYMREIYQIPEVAETCNFTAIMEGYYKTLFPLNPGSIQPVMPAGSEHEVLLRPHNRDSLLLQGKSESALYVS, encoded by the exons ATGTCCCTGATCAGCACCCCCCAGCTCCCAACTCCGCCGCTCCACAGACCCAGCACCTCCAGACGGACCAACCACAAACCCAGCATCTGCCACGTCAGCGCTAAAATGTCCAGCAACAGCCAACCGCCCCAACCGCCGGACCCGACTTCCCTCCTCTCCTCCGTCACCAAGCTCCTGTGGGGCCCGTCCCTCCCGCCCGGCCTCCTCATCTCCACCGTCCGAACCGCCTGGCACTCCACGTGGCGCATCATGATGTCCCAGCTCGCCCCCTCCGACCCCACCCTCGGCTACACCAGACCCCCCTCCAAATTCCGCGCCGTACCCAACCAAATCCCCCTCCAGTCCCAAACCTCCCTCCACCTCTACGTGGGCCTCCCCTGCCCCTGGGCCCACCGCACCCTCATAGTCCGGGCACTCAAGGGCCTCGAAGACGCCGTTCCGGTCTCGATCGCCGCCCCGGGCCTCGACGGCTCTTGGCAATTCAACAACTCCGCTATTTCCAACCCGAATACCATTACCCCCGGCCCGGATAAAGCAAATGGTTGCAAAACTCTAAAGGAGGTGTATAAATCCAGGGCGGGAGGGTACGACGGAAGGTCCACCGTGCCGATGCTTTGGGACGCGAAGAGGAAAGAAGTGGTCTGCAACGAGAGCTATGATATAATCCAATTGTTCAACTCGGGACTCAATGAGTTAGCTCGTAATCCGGGTTTGGATCTTTCGCCACCTCCATTGAAGCAGAAGATTGAGAAGTGGAATAGCATAATCTACCCCAATGTCAACAATGGAGTTTATAG ATGTGGGTTTGCTCAGTCTCAACAAGCATACGACACGGCGGTGAACGAGTTGTTCGATACACTGGACACGATCGAAGATCATTTAACCAGTTCGAGATACTTGTGCGGAGGCGAACTCACACTTGCAGATGTTTGCTTGTTCACCACGTTAATCCGGTTCGATCTCGTCTACAACGTGTTGTTCAAATGCACCAAGAAGAAGCTCATCGAGTATCCCAACCTTCATGCTTACATGCGTGAGATTTATCAG ATTCCGGAGGTCGCAGAAACTTGCAATTTTACTGCAATCATGGAAGGGTACTACAAAACCCTATTTCCGCTTAATCCGGGCAGCATTCAACCCGTCATGCCCGCCGGATCGGAGCATGAAGTCCTCTTAAGACCTCACAACAGGGACTCGCTGTTGCTTCAAGGCAAAAGCGAATCGGCGCTCTATGTTTCTTGA
- the LOC126620900 gene encoding uncharacterized protein LOC126620900 isoform X3: MVHGLQLARPWPRPRRGDIVGDIEAPQGIDRGGGHESTDLDFISTTKVMSILIVCSSQFLVSTIVQVVGIILSLHTATKISSRAQGIATIASRWHTLMTCSSNDSLHTRSSDSLVNFEAANRLSSLHISYSQSDLESTDYVHVPTNSQLVSHMASYHKRQAFG; encoded by the exons ATGGTTCATGGATTGCAGTTGGCACGACCATGGCCACGACCACGAAGAGGAGACATTGTTGGCGATATCGAAGCTCCTCAAGGAATTGACCGAGGAGGAGGACATGAAAGTACAGATTTGGATTTCATCAGCACGACCAAGGTCATGAGCATTTTGATTGTCTGCAGCTCTCAGTTTTTG GTCTCCACAATTGTTCAGGTTGTCGGCATTATTCTTTCCTTGCACACAGCTACTAAAATTTCCAGTAGAGCCCAAGGTATAGCAACAATTGCCAGTAGATGGCATACGTTAATGACATGCAGTTCTAATGATTCACTGCATACCAGAAGTTCAGACAGTTTGGTGAACTTTGAGGCTGCCAACAGATTGAGCTCACTGCATATAAGTTACTCTCAGAGTGATTTGGAGTCAACGGATTATGTTCATGTGCCTACAAATTCCCAGCTGGTTTCACATATGGCTTCATACCACAAGAGACAAGCTTTTG GCTGA
- the LOC126622410 gene encoding uncharacterized protein LOC126622410 isoform X2: MGWRHPQISMEEVVNLIKGFVDILILLSGYQSSGRIAHWDSHNVKKVFQWGLFFEQVFGSFSCSDDYASSVEEIDAALSEITSAASFPKGLAHLSSATLAKARRFVLEHLIHTLPLRDVHLRALLTATVEMDLEELSETGHDFLNAYFNKLKSQNTLLDQRIAPATTTENCGSDGFTRIVEWLLGSMTWNRWKSKNLSYFLDKRTIRLVSGASMIFSAPKIQWVQIFERLNLNISAGSSDDGLCETTELLLLGCITSRWTSLIEHLMSISHDYKNILEQYNEVCNLLHGRSTDLKSKQEATCTKGSDILEYLSGFLGNQMYQLWKVSPVLAAVAIPSWSPLFRLYLSEIQIQFQGDFSTMRCCNCANDKKEHNDCELAERIWCLYIFHVNGSHLA, from the exons ATGGGTTGGAGGCACCCACAAATCTCCATGGAAGAAGTCGTGAATCTGATCAAAGGGTTCGTAGATATACTGATTCTGCTTTCTGGGTACCAATCGTCTGGTCGAATTGCCCACTGGGACTCTCACAACGTCAAGAAAGTATTCCAATGGGGTCTCTTCTTTGAGCAg GTTTTCGGAAGTTTTAGCTGCTCAGATGATTATGCGAGTTCTGTGGAGGAAATTGATGCAGCTCTATCTGAAATAACATCAGCTGCTTCTTTCCCTAAG GGTCTTGCTCATCTGTCGTCTGCTACTCTTGCTAAGGCAAGGCGCTTTGTATTAGAGCATCTCATTCATACATTGCCTTTGAGGGATGTACATCTAAGAGCTTTGCTGACGGCAACCGTGGAGATGGATCTCGAGGAGCTATCGGAAACTGGGCATGACTTTCTGAATGCGTACTTCAACAAATTGAAATCGCAGAACACATTGCTTGATCAAAGAATTGCACCAGCTACAACGACTGAAAATTGTGGCAGTGATGGTTTCACAAG GATTGTAGAGTGGTTGCTTGGTTCTATGACATGGAACCGCTGGAAATCAAAGAATCTCTCTTATTTTCTTGATAAGAGAACTATTCGGTTGGTGTCAGGTGCTAGTATGATATTTTCAGCCCCTAAGATTCAGTGGGTACAAATTTTTGAACGGTTGAATTTGAATATTTCAGCAGGAAGCAGTGATGATGGTCTGTGCGAGACAACT GAGCTCTTGTTACTAGGGTGTATTACAAGCAGATGGACTTCGTTAATTGAACATTTGATGTCAATTTCTCATGACTACAAAAATATTTTAGAGCAATATAatgaagtatgcaacttacttCATGGAAGATCTACAGATCTTAAATCTAAACAGGAAGCAACGTGTACAAAG GGAAGTGATATTCTCGAGTATTTGAGTGGATTTCTGGGAAATCAGATGTATCAGTTGTGGAAAGTATCCCCAGTTCTTGCAGCCGTTGCAATTCCTTCCTG GTCACCGTTGTTTAGATTGTACTTGAGCGAAATTCAGATTCAGTTTCAAGGAGATTTTTCGACAATGAG ATGCTGCAACTGTGCTAATGATAAGAAGGAGCACAATGACT GTGAACTTGCTGAGAGAATTTGGTGCCTTTACATTTTTCATGTCAATGGCTCTCACTTAGCCTGA
- the LOC126620900 gene encoding uncharacterized protein LOC126620900 isoform X1 produces MVHGLQLARPWPRPRRGDIVGDIEAPQGIDRGGGHESTDLDFISTTKVMSILIVCSSQFLVSTIVQVVGIILSLHTATKISSRAQGIATIASRWHTLMTCSSNDSLHTRSSDSLVNFEAANRLSSLHISYSQSDLESTDYVHVPTNSQLVSHMASYHKRQAFGMHQLMLFQYFLFIIFVFETMALLVVIYGFRLFISHGSVLLVVDCGSYSIYISL; encoded by the exons ATGGTTCATGGATTGCAGTTGGCACGACCATGGCCACGACCACGAAGAGGAGACATTGTTGGCGATATCGAAGCTCCTCAAGGAATTGACCGAGGAGGAGGACATGAAAGTACAGATTTGGATTTCATCAGCACGACCAAGGTCATGAGCATTTTGATTGTCTGCAGCTCTCAGTTTTTG GTCTCCACAATTGTTCAGGTTGTCGGCATTATTCTTTCCTTGCACACAGCTACTAAAATTTCCAGTAGAGCCCAAGGTATAGCAACAATTGCCAGTAGATGGCATACGTTAATGACATGCAGTTCTAATGATTCACTGCATACCAGAAGTTCAGACAGTTTGGTGAACTTTGAGGCTGCCAACAGATTGAGCTCACTGCATATAAGTTACTCTCAGAGTGATTTGGAGTCAACGGATTATGTTCATGTGCCTACAAATTCCCAGCTGGTTTCACATATGGCTTCATACCACAAGAGACAAGCTTTTGGTATGCATCAGCTTATGCTGTTTCAGTATTTTCTGTttatcatttttgtgtttgaaaCGATGGCTCTTTTGGTCGTCATTTATGGTTTTCGTTTGTTCATTTCCCATGGTTCAGTCTTACTGGTTGTTGATTGTGGCTCATACTCTATTTATATTTCTCTGTAG
- the LOC126620900 gene encoding uncharacterized protein LOC126620900 isoform X4, translating into MVHGLQLARPWPRPRRGDIVGDIEAPQGIDRGGGHESTDLDFISTTKVMSILIVCSSQFLVSTIVQVVGIILSLHTATKISSRAQGIATIASRWHTLMTCSSNDSLHTRSSDSLVNFEAANRLSSLHISYSQSDLESTDYVHVPTNSQLVSHMASYHKRQAFG; encoded by the exons ATGGTTCATGGATTGCAGTTGGCACGACCATGGCCACGACCACGAAGAGGAGACATTGTTGGCGATATCGAAGCTCCTCAAGGAATTGACCGAGGAGGAGGACATGAAAGTACAGATTTGGATTTCATCAGCACGACCAAGGTCATGAGCATTTTGATTGTCTGCAGCTCTCAGTTTTTG GTCTCCACAATTGTTCAGGTTGTCGGCATTATTCTTTCCTTGCACACAGCTACTAAAATTTCCAGTAGAGCCCAAGGTATAGCAACAATTGCCAGTAGATGGCATACGTTAATGACATGCAGTTCTAATGATTCACTGCATACCAGAAGTTCAGACAGTTTGGTGAACTTTGAGGCTGCCAACAGATTGAGCTCACTGCATATAAGTTACTCTCAGAGTGATTTGGAGTCAACGGATTATGTTCATGTGCCTACAAATTCCCAGCTGGTTTCACATATGGCTTCATACCACAAGAGACAAGCTTTTG GTTAA
- the LOC126622410 gene encoding uncharacterized protein LOC126622410 isoform X1, whose translation MGWRHPQISMEEVVNLIKGFVDILILLSGYQSSGRIAHWDSHNVKKVFQWGLFFEQVFGSFSCSDDYASSVEEIDAALSEITSAASFPKGLAHLSSATLAKARRFVLEHLIHTLPLRDVHLRALLTATVEMDLEELSETGHDFLNAYFNKLKSQNTLLDQRIAPATTTENCGSDGFTRYVVQELLRRWSTASFITSVEAGLDVLSQSVRHSNWSEFDDNLLKEQLKHENAPEIVEWLLGSMTWNRWKSKNLSYFLDKRTIRLVSGASMIFSAPKIQWVQIFERLNLNISAGSSDDGLCETTELLLLGCITSRWTSLIEHLMSISHDYKNILEQYNEVCNLLHGRSTDLKSKQEATCTKGSDILEYLSGFLGNQMYQLWKVSPVLAAVAIPSWSPLFRLYLSEIQIQFQGDFSTMRCCNCANDKKEHNDCELAERIWCLYIFHVNGSHLA comes from the exons ATGGGTTGGAGGCACCCACAAATCTCCATGGAAGAAGTCGTGAATCTGATCAAAGGGTTCGTAGATATACTGATTCTGCTTTCTGGGTACCAATCGTCTGGTCGAATTGCCCACTGGGACTCTCACAACGTCAAGAAAGTATTCCAATGGGGTCTCTTCTTTGAGCAg GTTTTCGGAAGTTTTAGCTGCTCAGATGATTATGCGAGTTCTGTGGAGGAAATTGATGCAGCTCTATCTGAAATAACATCAGCTGCTTCTTTCCCTAAG GGTCTTGCTCATCTGTCGTCTGCTACTCTTGCTAAGGCAAGGCGCTTTGTATTAGAGCATCTCATTCATACATTGCCTTTGAGGGATGTACATCTAAGAGCTTTGCTGACGGCAACCGTGGAGATGGATCTCGAGGAGCTATCGGAAACTGGGCATGACTTTCTGAATGCGTACTTCAACAAATTGAAATCGCAGAACACATTGCTTGATCAAAGAATTGCACCAGCTACAACGACTGAAAATTGTGGCAGTGATGGTTTCACAAGGTACGTGGTCCAAGAGCTCTTGAGGAGGTGGTCTACTGCATCTTTCATAACATCGGTTGAAGCAGGCTTAGATGTTCTTTCTCAAAGTGTCAGACATAGCAATTGGAGCGAGTTCGATGATAACTTGCTTAAGGAACAACTAAAGCATGAAAATGCTCCAGA GATTGTAGAGTGGTTGCTTGGTTCTATGACATGGAACCGCTGGAAATCAAAGAATCTCTCTTATTTTCTTGATAAGAGAACTATTCGGTTGGTGTCAGGTGCTAGTATGATATTTTCAGCCCCTAAGATTCAGTGGGTACAAATTTTTGAACGGTTGAATTTGAATATTTCAGCAGGAAGCAGTGATGATGGTCTGTGCGAGACAACT GAGCTCTTGTTACTAGGGTGTATTACAAGCAGATGGACTTCGTTAATTGAACATTTGATGTCAATTTCTCATGACTACAAAAATATTTTAGAGCAATATAatgaagtatgcaacttacttCATGGAAGATCTACAGATCTTAAATCTAAACAGGAAGCAACGTGTACAAAG GGAAGTGATATTCTCGAGTATTTGAGTGGATTTCTGGGAAATCAGATGTATCAGTTGTGGAAAGTATCCCCAGTTCTTGCAGCCGTTGCAATTCCTTCCTG GTCACCGTTGTTTAGATTGTACTTGAGCGAAATTCAGATTCAGTTTCAAGGAGATTTTTCGACAATGAG ATGCTGCAACTGTGCTAATGATAAGAAGGAGCACAATGACT GTGAACTTGCTGAGAGAATTTGGTGCCTTTACATTTTTCATGTCAATGGCTCTCACTTAGCCTGA
- the LOC126622408 gene encoding probable inactive histone-lysine N-methyltransferase SUVR2, with the protein MAPNPRVSAAFKAMAELGINEKQVKPVLKNLLRLFDRNWELIEEENYRVLLDAIFDAEDTQGVEEKEEKKKSKNYDEEDMEEEPQLRREPARPSKRIHSSGDEGSSQKKKSTNADPEDNMGEALTQPHQPERPLKRLRKTHGGVLSPSPSTCNPMLPRDITRSPDSRAELQQPVSPHLGNKNKGKQPVVSNPLAQHGKRSTESGIIFLPKQRVDTHQLMKPKDEPFTDDMAQDEVPIAVILPDPSSKENPPIQNGATREQNDQEPVASQERESTRSDIIASSNERNTNFEFATVEEESSNLEVASSPLGEVKLSFSCSSAVGRLDFHMPKLDAVIKLTEEKYLHSYKIIDPNFSLKNLLGHMCESFLELGTNSNGESQDGSVSVSPNLDALKKTTASDFVHGTKESLNGPVSIECPTAVTASQVPRLPLSLNGVGECRQAGERADSNGFAEVDKEGELEDSRGLVVVQHCDLPSDDLRSYHDINDITKGEERVKIPWVNEKNNECPPSFFYISQSLVFQDAAINFRLSGIGDANCCPTCFGDCLLASVPCVCASQTEGDFAYTREGLLNDDFLEECISMTRNPQQHRPFYCKSCPLERVKNDDCLEPCKGHLRRQFIKECWSKCGCHRQCGNRVVQRGLNWKLQVFFTSEGKGWGLRTLEDLPKGAFVCEYVGEVLTSKELHERNIKSSRSGKRPYPVLLDANWASKADLRDEEALCLDATNYGNVARFINHRCLDANLAEIPVEVETPDHCYYHLAFFTTRKVNALEELTWDYGIDFDDHDHPVKVFQCLCGSKFCRNMKRSNRSRSASIAR; encoded by the exons ATGGCGCCGAATCCAAGAGTGAGCGCAGCCTTTAAAGCAATGGCAGAGCTTGGTATTAATGAAAAACAGGTCAAACCAGTGTTGAAAAATCTCTTAAGATTATTTGACAGAAACTGGGAGctgattgaagaagaaaattatAGAGTTCTTCTAGATGCTATATTTGACGCGGAGGATACTCAG GGGGTGGAAgagaaggaggagaagaagaaaagcaagAACTATGAT GAGGAAGATATGGAAGAAGAGCCTCAGCTGCGTCGTGAACCTGCCCGTCCCTCGAAAAGAATACATTCAAGTGGTGATGAGGGTTCATCACAGAAGAAGAAATCTACAAATGCTGAT CCGGAGGATAATATGGGGGAAGCATTGACACAGCCTCATCAACCTGAACGTCCCCTGAAAAGGTTGCGAAAAACTCATGGGGGTGTACTTTCACCATCCCCAAGTACCTGCAACCCTATGTTGCCACGGGATATTACACGGTCACCTGACTCAAGGGCTGAATTGCAGCAACCAGTTTCACCCCATCTGGGTAACAAAAATAAGGGCAAGCAACCAGTTGTGTCTAATCCCTTGGCACAGCATGGAAAGCGAAGTACCGAGTCAGGCATCATTTTTTTGCCGAAACAGAGGGTTGACACTCATCAATTAATGAAGCCTAAAGATGAGCCCTTCACTGATGACATGGCACAAGATGAGGTTCCTATAGCAGTCATCCTTCCAG ATCCCTCAAGTAAAGAAAACCCTCCAATCCAAAATGGTGCAACTCGGGAACAAAATGATCAAGAACCTGTGGCATCCCAGGAGAGAGAAAGTACAAGAAGTGATATCATAGCTTCAAGTAATGAAAGGAATACGAACTTTGAGTTTGCAACCGTTGAAGAGGAATCTTCAAACTTAGAAGTTGCGTCTTCACCCTTGGGAGAGGTAAAGCTTTCGTTCAGTTGCAGCTCAGCTGTTGGACGACTAGATTTTCATATGCCTAAGCTAGATGCCGTCATAAAATTGACGGAGGAAAAATATCTGCATTCATACAAAATCATTGACCCAAACTTTTCTCTAAAGAATCTGTTGGGGCACATGTGTGAGAGCTTCTTGGAACTGGGAACTAATTCCAATGGTGAATCACAGGATGGATCTGTAAGTGTATCACCAAATCTTGATGCATTGAAAAAAACTACCGCTAGCGATTTTGTGCATGGAACTAAGGAATCTTTGAATGGGCCTGTTAGTATTGAATGCCCTACTGCTGTTACTGCTTCTCAAGTTCCAAGACTACCCTTGTCTTTGAATGGTGTTGGTGAATGCAGACAAGCAGGTGAGAGAGCTGATTCTAATGGTTTTGCTGAGGTTGATAAGGAAGGTGAACTGGAAGACTCTCGTGGTCTGGTTGTTGTACAACATTGTGATCTACCTTCTGATGATTTAAGGAGTTATCATGACATAAATGACATAACCAAAGGAGAAGAAAGAGTCAAAATACCATGGGTAAATGAAAAAAACAATGAATGTCCACCATCCTTCTTCTATATCTCCCAAAGCCTTGTTTTCCAAGATGCTGCTATTAACTTCCGCCTTTCTGGTATTGGGGACGCAAATTGCTGCCCAACTTGCTTTGGTGATTGCCTATTGGCATCTGTACCGTGTGTTTGTGCATCTCAGACTGAGGGGGATTTTGCTTACACCCGAGAAGGCCTTCTAAACGATGATTTCTTGGAAGAGTGTATCTCTATGACTCGCAACCCTCAACAACACCGTCCTTTCTATTGTAAAAGCTGCCCACTTGAAAGAGTCAAGAATGATGATTGTTTAGAACCATGCAAGGGCCACTTAAGGAGGCAATTTATTAAAGAATGCTGGAGCAAGTGTGGCTGCCATAGACAGTGTGGAAATCGAGTAGTCCAGAGAGGCTTAAATTGGAAGTTGCAG GTATTTTTCACTTCTGAAGGAAAAGGATGGGGTCTCCGAACCTTGGAGGACCTGccgaaaggtgcctttgtgtgCGAGTATGTTGGAGAAGTTTTAACCAGCAAAGAGTTACATGAGAGGAACATTAAAAGCTCCAGAAGTGGCAAGCGACCCTATCCAGTGCTACTGGATGCAAATTGGGCTTCCAAAGCAGATTTGAGGGATGAAGAAGCTCTCTGTTTGGATGCTACAAACTATGGAAATGTTGCCAGGTTTATTAATCACAG ATGTCTGGATGCAAACTTGGCTGAAATCCCAGTTGAAGTGGAAACCCCAGATCATTGCTATTATCAT CTTGCCTTCTTCacaacaagaaaagtaaatgcCTTGGAAGAACTTACTTGG GATTATGGCATTGACTTCGACGACCATGATCATCCTGTTAAGGTGTTCCAGTGCCTATGTGGCAGCAAATTCTGCAGGAACATGAAACGTTCAAATA GATCTAGATCTGCATCAATTGCAAGGTGA
- the LOC126620900 gene encoding uncharacterized protein LOC126620900 isoform X2, with product MVHGLQLARPWPRPRRGDIVGDIEAPQGIDRGGGHESTDLDFISTTKVMSILIVCSSQFLVSTIVQVVGIILSLHTATKISSRAQGIATIASRWHTLMTCSSNDSLHTRSSDSLVNFEAANRLSSLHISYSQSDLESTDYVHVPTNSQLVSHMASYHKRQAFVKAGAFKSRGIARAYY from the exons ATGGTTCATGGATTGCAGTTGGCACGACCATGGCCACGACCACGAAGAGGAGACATTGTTGGCGATATCGAAGCTCCTCAAGGAATTGACCGAGGAGGAGGACATGAAAGTACAGATTTGGATTTCATCAGCACGACCAAGGTCATGAGCATTTTGATTGTCTGCAGCTCTCAGTTTTTG GTCTCCACAATTGTTCAGGTTGTCGGCATTATTCTTTCCTTGCACACAGCTACTAAAATTTCCAGTAGAGCCCAAGGTATAGCAACAATTGCCAGTAGATGGCATACGTTAATGACATGCAGTTCTAATGATTCACTGCATACCAGAAGTTCAGACAGTTTGGTGAACTTTGAGGCTGCCAACAGATTGAGCTCACTGCATATAAGTTACTCTCAGAGTGATTTGGAGTCAACGGATTATGTTCATGTGCCTACAAATTCCCAGCTGGTTTCACATATGGCTTCATACCACAAGAGACAAGCTTTTG TTAAGGCTGGTGCATTCAAGTCCCGCGGCATCGCGCGGGCTTATTACTAG